A window from Candidatus Latescibacterota bacterium encodes these proteins:
- a CDS encoding S9 family peptidase, giving the protein MPKRRKLRADDLFRFQFPEAPSISPDGERIVYSLKRMDPKENRYLANLHEVRRRGGGRRQLTRGAQVDAAPLWSPDGKRIAFVSTRDEKSNIWLLPADGGEASQLTQLEGTVGGLAFSPDGKRLLFLHRPMKKQDPKQRAKGATYKHITRLSHKLDGFGYFPPDPQQLYVVGVGGGKPRQLTRGDFSVREARWSPDGKQIAFIANPEPEKQHLGTLERIFVMRAAGGTPRAVTTRGGNKVTLAWAPEGRSLLFTGHFGKPGEWIQHPYRLYEVGLTGERYTCLTPWMDDWPFNFVVTDTAMGDAAIIAPYRDGAAWRIAFVQNERGACRVYSIPRAGTRTRAQARLEFGGDVNSTAVSVSPSGACAVSAATMMDTGDIYGLHLDGAGEAKRLTQVNRAVFAGLALSEPEEFSIKSGAVRVHGWLLRPPGGKSRSKRPGLLEIHGGPMGQYGYTFFHEMHLLAAQGYVVAFSNPRGSCGYGTDWVKSIHGAWGQKDYADLMAVTNHLARQADVDPKRLGVLGGSYGGFMTTWMLGHNKRFKTGVTMRQAGNRMTQFGSSDYNAHERHSFGGAWPWEKPLQYLKRSPNFYAHKITAPLLIIHSENDLRCPIAQADELFTILKALGRTAEYIRFEGESHGLSRGGKPQNRLERLKRIVDWFDRTL; this is encoded by the coding sequence ATGCCCAAGCGACGCAAGCTCCGCGCTGACGACCTGTTCCGCTTCCAGTTCCCCGAGGCCCCGTCGATCTCGCCGGACGGCGAGCGCATCGTCTACAGCCTGAAGCGGATGGACCCGAAGGAGAACCGCTACCTCGCCAACCTCCACGAGGTGCGGCGGCGCGGCGGCGGACGCCGCCAGCTCACGCGCGGCGCGCAGGTGGACGCGGCGCCGCTCTGGAGCCCCGACGGCAAGCGGATCGCCTTCGTCTCCACCCGCGACGAGAAGAGCAACATCTGGCTCCTGCCCGCCGACGGCGGCGAAGCCTCGCAGCTCACCCAGCTCGAAGGCACCGTGGGCGGGCTGGCCTTCAGCCCCGACGGCAAGCGCCTGCTCTTCCTCCACCGGCCGATGAAGAAGCAGGACCCCAAGCAACGGGCGAAGGGCGCGACCTACAAGCACATCACCCGGCTCTCCCACAAGCTCGACGGCTTCGGCTACTTCCCCCCCGACCCCCAGCAGCTCTACGTGGTGGGCGTCGGTGGCGGCAAGCCGCGTCAGCTCACGCGCGGCGACTTCAGCGTGCGCGAGGCGCGCTGGAGCCCGGACGGCAAGCAGATCGCCTTCATCGCCAACCCAGAGCCCGAGAAGCAGCACCTGGGGACGCTCGAGCGCATCTTCGTGATGCGCGCCGCGGGCGGCACGCCGCGCGCCGTGACCACGCGCGGCGGCAACAAGGTCACCCTCGCCTGGGCGCCCGAGGGCCGCTCGCTGCTCTTCACCGGCCACTTCGGCAAGCCCGGCGAGTGGATCCAGCACCCCTACCGCCTCTACGAGGTCGGCCTCACCGGCGAGCGCTACACCTGCCTCACCCCGTGGATGGACGACTGGCCCTTCAACTTCGTCGTCACCGACACGGCCATGGGCGACGCCGCGATCATCGCGCCCTACCGCGACGGCGCGGCCTGGCGCATCGCCTTCGTGCAGAACGAGCGCGGCGCCTGCCGCGTCTACTCGATCCCGCGCGCGGGGACGCGCACCCGCGCCCAGGCGCGGCTCGAGTTCGGCGGCGACGTGAACAGCACGGCGGTGAGCGTGTCGCCCTCGGGCGCCTGCGCGGTGAGCGCCGCCACGATGATGGACACGGGGGACATCTACGGCCTGCACCTGGACGGCGCCGGCGAGGCGAAGCGCCTGACGCAGGTGAACCGCGCGGTCTTCGCCGGGCTCGCCCTCAGCGAGCCCGAGGAGTTCTCGATCAAGAGCGGGGCGGTGCGCGTGCACGGTTGGCTGTTGCGTCCGCCGGGAGGCAAGAGCCGGAGCAAGCGGCCCGGCCTGCTGGAGATCCACGGCGGTCCCATGGGCCAGTACGGCTACACCTTCTTCCACGAGATGCACCTGCTCGCCGCCCAGGGCTACGTGGTGGCCTTCAGCAACCCGCGCGGCTCCTGCGGCTACGGCACCGACTGGGTGAAGAGCATCCACGGGGCGTGGGGCCAGAAGGACTACGCCGACCTCATGGCCGTGACCAACCACCTCGCCCGCCAGGCGGACGTGGACCCGAAACGCCTCGGCGTGCTCGGCGGCTCCTACGGCGGCTTCATGACCACCTGGATGCTGGGCCACAACAAGCGTTTCAAGACGGGCGTGACCATGCGCCAGGCGGGCAACCGCATGACGCAGTTCGGCAGCTCGGACTACAACGCCCACGAGCGCCACAGCTTCGGCGGCGCCTGGCCCTGGGAGAAGCCGCTGCAGTACCTGAAGCGCTCGCCCAACTTCTACGCGCACAAGATCACGGCGCCGCTCTTGATCATCCACAGCGAGAACGACCTGCGCTGTCCGATCGCGCAGGCCGACGAGCTGTTCACGATCCTGAAGGCGCTGGGGCGGACGGCCGAGTACATCCGCTTCGAGGGCGAGAGCCACGGGCTGAGCCGCGGCGGCAAGCCGCAGAACCGGCTGGAGCGGTTGAAGCGGATCGTCGACTGGTTCGACCGGACGCTCTAG
- a CDS encoding prolyl oligopeptidase family serine peptidase codes for MSHRALLVLLALLLGLPALAPAAEWTVEDVVAQDYATGFQVSPDGRWAVWSQRGLAEDGKVFRWQLTLTSLDVANGPQTPRQLTRAAVDSRGPRFSPDGRRLAFLSARPAPGGESDDAPDSQIWLLDLSGGEAEAVTEHPGGVQDFAWIGSDRLLYLAGEAKTLREQNLEDVHDDTEVVGDEDHVPPARLFTLTLGGEAKRLTDNATPIQDMTASPDGKRAIVRLARSIHDDYDFRTPPDVMLVDLSTGAMKEILPAAIRADGFVWDLNSKGFSFLRPEASDSTDLYVSLYALGHRDLDAKTWRPVPLGWDRGLDGLLFATSKGVLAGLADGLQGRLVHYERKGDSWKRQELSRPERGVETLLAAGPDGETVLLAHGNASLPDRYYVGRLDGKRLKDRREFLRLSTHLANLPIPRSEPFYWVGARGDTVEGMLTYPFNYDPETDDRYPLVVMLHGGPGDADRDRFDESWAGSAALLAQRGAAVLKPNYHGSYGYGLEWLESIKGHYYELEVPDILAGVDALVQTGLADASRLGILGWSNGAILGIAACLESGERFRALAAGAGDVNWTSDYGNCAFGAGFDNAYFGGPPWALPDVYLAKSPLFRMQDLRVPTLISIGSADTNVPAEQGQELYRALQQIGEAPVRFLRFPDQPHTLGTPAGRRRQLTEQLAWFDRWLFESPLPAENAYRDDSPLARALAVAAAASVDGYFGERLDDLLVPELVQRDALLVGRFEVTRAQWASYRGEPWPVDRREGNLPITGISAADARAYCAWVGKRLALDCRLPVDTEWESLAGTEDAKPGAENTLSWWAGHAPNPEDRATLAAGVDLLTANRSLLEPVGSFAAADGLYDLGGNAAEWVEDAAGKASPRGLCAVTAPDPYGAPPAAPDDYVGLRVVAPAPPAERAR; via the coding sequence ATGTCCCATCGTGCCCTTCTCGTCCTCCTTGCCCTGCTGCTCGGTCTGCCCGCGCTTGCCCCGGCCGCCGAGTGGACCGTGGAGGACGTCGTCGCCCAGGACTACGCCACCGGCTTCCAGGTCTCGCCCGACGGCCGCTGGGCGGTCTGGTCCCAGCGCGGCCTGGCCGAGGACGGGAAGGTCTTCCGCTGGCAGCTCACCCTCACGTCGCTGGACGTGGCGAATGGCCCGCAGACCCCGCGGCAGCTCACGCGCGCCGCCGTCGACAGCCGCGGCCCTCGCTTCTCGCCGGACGGCCGCCGCCTGGCCTTCCTGTCCGCGCGACCCGCCCCCGGGGGCGAGTCGGACGACGCCCCCGACAGCCAGATCTGGCTCCTCGACCTGTCGGGCGGCGAGGCCGAGGCCGTGACCGAGCACCCGGGCGGCGTGCAGGACTTCGCCTGGATCGGTTCGGACCGGCTGCTCTATCTCGCCGGCGAGGCCAAGACCCTGCGCGAGCAGAACCTCGAGGACGTCCACGACGACACCGAGGTCGTCGGCGACGAAGACCACGTCCCCCCGGCGCGGCTCTTCACGCTGACCCTGGGCGGCGAGGCGAAACGCCTCACCGACAACGCCACGCCGATCCAGGACATGACCGCCAGCCCCGACGGCAAGCGCGCCATCGTGCGGCTCGCCAGGAGCATCCACGACGACTACGACTTCCGCACGCCGCCGGACGTGATGCTGGTGGACCTGTCCACCGGCGCCATGAAGGAGATCCTGCCGGCCGCGATCCGCGCCGACGGCTTCGTCTGGGACCTGAACTCGAAGGGCTTCAGCTTCCTGCGCCCCGAGGCGAGCGACTCCACCGACCTCTACGTGTCGCTCTACGCGCTGGGCCACCGCGACCTGGACGCCAAGACCTGGCGGCCGGTGCCGCTGGGCTGGGACCGTGGGCTGGACGGTCTGCTGTTCGCCACGTCCAAGGGCGTGCTGGCCGGCCTGGCCGACGGCCTGCAGGGCCGCCTGGTGCACTACGAGCGCAAGGGCGATAGCTGGAAGCGCCAGGAGCTGTCCCGCCCCGAGCGCGGCGTGGAGACGCTGCTGGCCGCCGGTCCCGACGGCGAGACCGTCCTGCTCGCCCACGGCAACGCGTCGCTGCCCGACCGCTACTACGTCGGCCGCCTCGACGGCAAGCGCCTCAAGGACCGCCGCGAGTTCCTGCGCCTGAGCACGCATCTCGCCAACCTGCCCATACCCCGCAGCGAGCCGTTCTACTGGGTGGGCGCGCGCGGCGACACCGTCGAGGGCATGCTCACCTACCCCTTCAACTACGATCCCGAGACCGACGACCGCTATCCCCTGGTGGTGATGCTCCACGGCGGCCCCGGCGACGCCGACCGCGACCGCTTCGACGAGAGCTGGGCCGGCTCGGCGGCGCTGCTGGCCCAGCGGGGCGCGGCCGTCCTCAAGCCCAACTACCACGGCAGCTACGGCTACGGCCTCGAGTGGCTGGAGTCGATCAAGGGCCACTACTACGAGCTGGAGGTGCCGGACATCCTCGCCGGCGTGGACGCGCTGGTGCAGACCGGCCTCGCCGACGCCTCGCGCCTCGGCATCCTGGGCTGGAGTAACGGGGCGATCCTGGGCATCGCCGCCTGCCTGGAGAGCGGGGAGCGCTTCCGCGCGCTGGCCGCGGGCGCGGGGGACGTCAACTGGACCAGCGACTACGGCAACTGCGCCTTCGGCGCCGGCTTCGACAACGCCTACTTCGGCGGGCCGCCCTGGGCGCTGCCGGACGTCTACCTGGCCAAGAGCCCGCTCTTTCGCATGCAGGACCTGCGCGTGCCCACCCTGATCAGCATCGGCAGCGCCGACACCAACGTGCCCGCCGAGCAGGGCCAGGAGCTCTATCGCGCGCTGCAGCAGATCGGCGAGGCGCCCGTGCGCTTCCTGCGCTTCCCCGACCAGCCGCACACGCTGGGGACACCGGCGGGGCGGCGGCGTCAACTCACGGAGCAGCTCGCCTGGTTCGACCGCTGGCTCTTCGAGAGCCCGCTGCCGGCGGAGAACGCCTACCGCGACGACTCGCCCCTGGCGCGCGCGCTGGCGGTCGCGGCGGCGGCGAGCGTCGACGGCTACTTCGGCGAGCGCCTCGACGACCTGCTCGTGCCCGAGCTCGTCCAGCGCGACGCCTTGCTGGTAGGCCGTTTCGAGGTGACGCGGGCGCAGTGGGCGTCCTACCGCGGCGAGCCCTGGCCGGTGGACCGGCGCGAGGGCAACCTGCCGATCACGGGCATCAGCGCCGCCGACGCCCGCGCCTACTGCGCGTGGGTCGGCAAGCGCCTTGCCCTGGACTGCCGCCTGCCCGTCGACACCGAGTGGGAATCATTGGCTGGCACGGAAGACGCAAAGCCAGGCGCGGAGAACACGCTGAGCTGGTGGGCCGGCCACGCGCCGAACCCCGAGGACCGGGCGACGCTCGCCGCCGGCGTGGACCTGCTCACCGCGAACCGCAGCCTGCTCGAGCCCGTAGGCTCCTTCGCCGCCGCGGACGGCCTCTACGACCTCGGCGGCAACGCGGCCGAGTGGGTGGAGGACGCCGCCGGCAAGGCCTCGCCCCGGGGCCTCTGCGCCGTCACGGCGCCGGACCCCTACGGCGCGCCGCCCGCGGCGCCCGACGACTATGTCGGCCTGCGCGTCGTCGCTCCCGCGCCCCCCGCGGAGCGCGCGCGATGA
- a CDS encoding M15 family metallopeptidase, which translates to MTRLWPPRSSTLLVLLALSAAWTGACAQSAPPLVPPVEEMKTWNDSVTVAGQRYAVPEQWRGRRVGARNTPPPPDLVPLPAALRIAGDIPRLRMEAFLALRAMAAEAALDSITLRVDSGYRSPDEQAALIAKRLAAGREFDEIVWGVAPPGYSEHMLGTTVDLALGGNYEHNPAYHWLKANAANYGWRETYPPDSTGTFPWEPWHWRYVGVDELAAERARAEGRQDDD; encoded by the coding sequence ATGACGCGTCTGTGGCCACCGCGGAGCTCGACGCTCCTCGTCCTCCTCGCCCTGTCCGCGGCCTGGACCGGCGCCTGCGCGCAGTCGGCGCCGCCCCTCGTGCCGCCCGTGGAGGAGATGAAGACGTGGAACGACAGCGTCACCGTGGCGGGCCAGCGCTACGCGGTGCCCGAGCAGTGGCGGGGACGCCGGGTGGGGGCGCGCAACACGCCGCCGCCGCCGGACCTGGTGCCGCTGCCCGCGGCGCTGCGCATCGCCGGCGACATCCCGCGCCTGCGCATGGAGGCCTTCCTCGCGCTGCGCGCCATGGCCGCCGAGGCCGCGCTGGACAGCATCACGCTGCGCGTGGACTCCGGCTATCGCAGTCCCGACGAGCAGGCCGCGTTGATCGCGAAGCGTCTGGCGGCAGGCCGTGAGTTCGACGAGATCGTCTGGGGCGTCGCCCCGCCCGGCTACTCCGAGCACATGCTCGGCACCACGGTGGACCTGGCCCTGGGGGGCAACTACGAGCACAACCCGGCCTACCACTGGCTCAAGGCCAACGCCGCCAACTACGGCTGGCGCGAGACCTACCCGCCCGACTCCACCGGTACCTTTCCCTGGGAGCCCTGGCACTGGCGCTACGTGGGCGTCGACGAGCTCGCCGCCGAGCGCGCCCGCGCGGAGGGCCGCCAGGACGATGACTAG
- a CDS encoding NAD-dependent deacylase codes for MTSPARLPDLRDFARIVFFTGAGLSAECGIPTYRGAGGIWQRYRYEDYACQRAFLRDPERVWEFHAARRAQVADCAPGPAHRLIAAVQRAKPGTVVLTQNIDGLHQAAGATDVIELHGSLWRLRCEACGARRESRDVPLPSLRCDCGAWWRPDLVWFEDPLDMTIFHRALTAVEACDCLVAIGTSGVVYPAAELPLVAMQRGALGVEINPEPTPLSALYPVRLQGPAGAMLPRLWPDDGEA; via the coding sequence ATGACTAGTCCGGCCCGCCTCCCCGACCTGCGGGACTTCGCGCGGATCGTCTTCTTCACCGGCGCCGGCCTCAGCGCCGAGTGCGGCATCCCCACCTACCGCGGCGCCGGCGGCATCTGGCAGCGCTACCGCTACGAGGACTACGCCTGCCAGCGCGCCTTCCTCCGCGACCCCGAACGCGTCTGGGAGTTCCACGCGGCGCGCCGCGCCCAGGTGGCGGACTGCGCGCCCGGCCCGGCGCACCGCCTCATCGCGGCGGTGCAGCGCGCGAAGCCGGGGACGGTGGTGCTGACGCAGAACATCGACGGACTGCATCAAGCCGCCGGCGCGACCGACGTGATCGAACTGCACGGCAGCCTCTGGCGCCTGCGCTGCGAGGCCTGCGGCGCGCGGCGTGAAAGCCGCGACGTCCCCCTGCCCTCCCTGCGCTGCGACTGCGGCGCGTGGTGGCGGCCAGATCTGGTGTGGTTCGAGGACCCGCTGGACATGACCATCTTCCACCGCGCGCTGACGGCGGTGGAAGCCTGCGACTGCCTCGTGGCCATCGGCACCTCGGGCGTGGTCTATCCCGCGGCCGAGCTGCCGCTGGTGGCGATGCAGCGCGGGGCGCTGGGCGTGGAGATCAATCCCGAGCCCACGCCGCTCTCCGCGCTCTATCCCGTGCGGCTCCAGGGGCCGGCCGGCGCCATGCTCCCGCGGCTCTGGCCCGACGACGGGGAGGCCTAG
- a CDS encoding M48 family metallopeptidase, with translation MAAPAVSESARQVVIDGAELPYVLVRRRGRRRLTLTVEPRHGLRVLAPLRLSLREIEGFITRERDWLRERLDEAAAWEQAHPLRRFEDGETLLLLGERWTLRVREELGRSRARVERGARFEGPGTITLRLPEGLRAGERREAAAAALERWYRRLAKELLSARVAHWSAATGLAPTRLSVRDTRSRWGSCSARGHLSFNWKIVMAPPAVVDYLVVHELCHLRHLDHSPRFWTLVGRHCPDYERARRWLRRRGRELYL, from the coding sequence GTGGCGGCCCCGGCGGTGAGCGAGAGCGCGCGGCAAGTAGTGATCGACGGCGCCGAGCTGCCCTACGTGCTCGTGCGGCGGCGGGGACGTCGCCGGCTCACCCTCACGGTGGAGCCGCGCCACGGTCTGCGCGTGCTGGCGCCGCTGCGCCTGTCCTTGCGCGAGATCGAGGGCTTCATCACGCGCGAGCGGGACTGGCTGCGCGAGCGCCTCGACGAGGCCGCCGCCTGGGAGCAGGCGCATCCCCTGCGCCGCTTCGAGGACGGCGAGACGCTGCTCCTGCTCGGCGAGCGCTGGACCCTGCGCGTGCGCGAAGAACTCGGCCGCAGCCGAGCGCGGGTGGAGCGCGGCGCGCGCTTCGAGGGGCCGGGGACGATCACGCTGCGCCTGCCCGAAGGCCTGCGCGCCGGCGAGCGCCGCGAGGCTGCCGCCGCGGCGCTGGAGCGCTGGTACCGTCGCCTGGCCAAGGAGCTGCTGTCGGCGCGCGTGGCCCACTGGTCGGCCGCGACGGGCCTCGCGCCCACCCGCCTCAGCGTGCGCGACACGCGCAGCCGCTGGGGGAGCTGCTCGGCGCGCGGGCACCTGTCCTTCAACTGGAAGATCGTGATGGCCCCGCCGGCGGTGGTGGACTACCTGGTCGTCCACGAGCTCTGCCACCTGCGGCACCTCGACCACTCGCCGCGCTTCTGGACGCTGGTGGGCCGCCACTGCCCGGACTACGAGCGCGCGCGGCGCTGGCTGCGGCGGCGGGGGCGGGAGCTGTATCTCTAG
- a CDS encoding right-handed parallel beta-helix repeat-containing protein produces the protein MLRFGPENRSTRAPAILLAGCCLLLAQAGIAATLLVPQEHATIQAGIDLAQPGDTVLVAPGTYRGIGNRDLDFYGKDIALVGSGGSAATIIDCDAAGRGLHLASGETQAALVQGITIQNGSLPDDQCGGILCRAGATFRDVVVRQCFAQYAGGVLIEGSGDPILMDCVIEDNQNSAGSGGGIAICNGSTAILSNVVIRGNYSHGRGGGAYMCFSSPQFFNVTFEDNEAISNGGGVYYTSSPVCFKDCLFIRNHARNGGGLDTGVDPGLFEDCAFIENTALQTGGGICIESDEGTVFRNCLMLRNTAGAGGGVYVGEYMAYPPVQFINCSFIANDCLWVAGSAMTANWQGKADLVNCLVTGNSGGVALWTHYAAINVSCSDVWGNPSGNYGGELTDETGLDGNISLDPFLCDTGADNFTLAEGSPCLPENNGCSVQMGAFGMGCTLTAIEQTPPAGLTLGANYPNPFNPATTIPFALANPAEVTLSILDVTGRLVRDLCTATPYAAGQHELRWDGQDGSGRPVPSGVYFYRLSTTEGATARPMLLLK, from the coding sequence GTGTTGCGATTCGGACCAGAGAACCGCTCGACTCGAGCCCCTGCCATCCTGCTTGCGGGGTGCTGCCTCCTGCTGGCGCAGGCAGGCATTGCCGCGACGCTCCTGGTGCCGCAAGAGCACGCGACCATCCAGGCCGGCATCGACCTCGCTCAGCCAGGAGACACGGTACTCGTCGCGCCTGGTACGTACAGGGGAATCGGCAATCGCGACCTGGACTTCTATGGCAAGGATATTGCTCTTGTCGGCTCTGGCGGATCGGCAGCTACCATCATCGATTGCGATGCCGCGGGGAGAGGCCTACATCTAGCGAGCGGAGAGACCCAGGCAGCCCTAGTCCAGGGGATCACGATCCAGAATGGCTCGCTACCGGACGATCAGTGCGGCGGCATTCTGTGCCGCGCTGGCGCCACGTTCCGAGATGTGGTTGTTCGACAGTGTTTTGCGCAGTATGCGGGCGGGGTGCTAATCGAGGGGAGCGGTGACCCGATCCTTATGGATTGTGTCATCGAAGACAACCAGAACTCGGCTGGATCTGGTGGTGGCATTGCCATCTGCAACGGCAGCACCGCGATTCTCAGCAACGTCGTGATTCGCGGCAACTACAGCCACGGTCGAGGCGGTGGAGCCTACATGTGCTTCTCCAGCCCGCAGTTCTTCAATGTGACCTTCGAGGACAACGAGGCGATTTCGAACGGTGGCGGAGTGTACTACACGTCGAGCCCGGTCTGTTTTAAGGACTGCCTTTTCATCCGTAATCATGCCCGCAATGGCGGCGGGCTGGACACGGGCGTAGATCCGGGACTGTTCGAGGACTGCGCGTTCATCGAGAACACCGCTCTCCAGACTGGCGGGGGGATCTGTATCGAGTCGGACGAGGGTACTGTCTTCCGCAACTGCCTCATGCTGCGCAATACCGCCGGCGCAGGCGGTGGCGTCTATGTCGGCGAGTACATGGCCTATCCACCGGTGCAGTTCATCAACTGCTCGTTCATCGCCAACGACTGCCTCTGGGTCGCCGGCTCGGCCATGACGGCGAACTGGCAGGGCAAGGCCGACCTCGTGAACTGCTTGGTGACGGGGAACAGCGGCGGGGTGGCACTGTGGACGCACTACGCAGCCATCAACGTGTCGTGCTCCGACGTCTGGGGCAACCCCAGCGGAAACTACGGCGGTGAGCTGACTGATGAGACGGGCCTGGACGGCAACATCTCGCTTGACCCGTTCCTCTGTGATACCGGCGCGGACAACTTCACGCTGGCGGAGGGTTCGCCTTGCCTGCCGGAGAACAACGGCTGCTCCGTTCAGATGGGCGCGTTTGGCATGGGTTGCACCCTGACCGCGATTGAGCAAACCCCACCCGCCGGCCTCACGCTCGGCGCCAACTACCCCAATCCCTTCAACCCTGCCACGACGATCCCCTTCGCGCTGGCGAACCCGGCGGAAGTGACGCTGAGCATCCTGGACGTGACGGGCCGCTTGGTCCGCGATCTCTGCACGGCAACACCCTACGCCGCCGGCCAACACGAGCTGCGCTGGGATGGCCAGGACGGATCGGGTCGTCCTGTGCCGTCGGGCGTGTACTTCTATCGCCTGTCCACTACGGAAGGCGCCACAGCCAGGCCTATGCTGCTGCTAAAGTAG
- a CDS encoding YegS/Rv2252/BmrU family lipid kinase, with protein MLACAVLTHLLIVNPHAGRGLGSKRRRQAERCLDTAGLAYEVYLTSGPGDARRVAEEEASRYSVIVAMGGDGTIQEVAGGLAAARLARGAAEGPPLAALGILPAGTGNDLIKSLRLPAELDAACRTLVAGRRRDLDLGRIRWRLASAEGARERIFVNNVGLGFEGQVGWEAYHLRTPLRGMPLYLLALLRVLPRLVNPPMALTIDGEARPPQPALLLSVGNGHTSGGGFKLNPGANPFDGKFDYCLADARGKLEVLRLLPRGMKGRHLGLAGVHSGRAERIAVTSARPFHGHADGELLGEDVVEATLELLPGLLPTIC; from the coding sequence GTGCTAGCCTGCGCCGTGCTCACCCATCTGCTCATCGTGAACCCCCACGCCGGCCGCGGCCTGGGGTCCAAGCGGCGCCGGCAGGCCGAACGCTGCCTCGACACGGCAGGCCTTGCCTACGAGGTCTATCTCACCTCCGGCCCCGGCGACGCCCGCCGCGTGGCCGAGGAGGAGGCCTCCCGCTACTCGGTGATCGTGGCCATGGGGGGCGACGGGACCATCCAGGAGGTGGCCGGCGGCCTGGCCGCCGCGCGTCTGGCCCGCGGCGCGGCCGAGGGGCCGCCGCTGGCGGCGCTGGGCATCCTGCCCGCGGGCACGGGCAACGATCTCATCAAGAGCCTGCGCCTGCCCGCCGAACTCGACGCCGCCTGCCGAACCCTGGTGGCCGGCCGCCGCCGCGACCTCGACCTCGGCCGCATCCGCTGGCGCCTGGCCAGCGCCGAGGGGGCGCGGGAGCGGATCTTCGTCAACAACGTGGGGCTGGGCTTCGAGGGGCAGGTGGGCTGGGAGGCCTACCACCTGCGCACGCCGCTGCGCGGGATGCCGCTCTACCTGCTGGCGCTGCTGCGCGTGCTGCCGCGCCTGGTGAACCCGCCCATGGCGCTCACGATCGACGGCGAGGCGCGGCCCCCGCAGCCCGCGCTGCTGCTCAGCGTGGGCAACGGCCACACGTCGGGCGGCGGCTTCAAGCTGAACCCCGGCGCGAACCCCTTCGACGGCAAGTTCGACTACTGCCTCGCCGACGCCCGCGGCAAGCTCGAGGTGCTGCGCCTGCTGCCGCGCGGGATGAAAGGTCGGCATCTAGGCCTCGCGGGGGTTCACTCGGGTCGCGCCGAGCGCATCGCGGTGACGAGCGCGCGCCCCTTCCACGGCCACGCCGACGGCGAGCTGCTGGGCGAGGACGTCGTGGAGGCCACGCTCGAGCTGCTGCCGGGGCTGCTGCCGACGATCTGCTAG
- a CDS encoding zf-TFIIB domain-containing protein: MKCPACGNALTEITVGGIQVDVCRDGCGGTWFDWFELQKFDEPDEDAGERLLHVRRDPTVRPDTAPHRKCPRCDGQPMQRHFFSVKREVEVDECPACGGYWLDAEELEGIRNLFGSEEEARETAREFFDALVDVKFADERAKSQEQLRKARRFAHLFRFICPSYWIPGKQEWGAH; this comes from the coding sequence ATGAAGTGTCCGGCCTGCGGCAACGCGCTCACCGAGATCACTGTGGGCGGCATCCAGGTGGACGTCTGCCGCGACGGCTGCGGCGGCACCTGGTTCGACTGGTTTGAGTTACAGAAATTTGACGAACCGGACGAGGACGCCGGCGAGCGGCTCCTCCACGTGCGCCGCGACCCCACCGTGCGCCCCGATACCGCGCCTCACCGCAAGTGCCCGCGCTGCGACGGCCAGCCCATGCAGCGGCACTTCTTCAGCGTGAAGCGCGAGGTCGAGGTGGACGAGTGCCCCGCCTGCGGCGGCTACTGGCTCGACGCCGAGGAGCTCGAGGGCATCCGCAACCTCTTCGGCTCCGAGGAGGAGGCCCGCGAGACCGCGCGCGAGTTCTTCGACGCCCTGGTCGACGTCAAGTTCGCCGACGAGCGCGCCAAGAGCCAGGAGCAGCTCCGCAAGGCGCGCCGCTTCGCGCATCTCTTCCGCTTCATCTGCCCCAGCTACTGGATCCCCGGCAAGCAGGAGTGGGGCGCGCACTAG